One segment of Lytechinus variegatus isolate NC3 chromosome 13, Lvar_3.0, whole genome shotgun sequence DNA contains the following:
- the LOC121426010 gene encoding potassium voltage-gated channel subfamily H member 7-like, which produces MPFWDFSFNTAPAKRARTGWFGSENGDAIQMMDYEVLSLGPDVLPEYKLQSPRIHKWTILHYSPFKAVWDWVILLLVIYTAIITPYNAAFLLKKDSPTPTTPPSDDTASTSTTGSNSANYKQPLTIIDLIVDVMFIIDILINFRTTYVNKNDEVVSHPGKIAVHYFKGWFLIDVVAAIPFDLLLFGSESDQSTTLIGLLKTARLLRLVRVARKLDRYSEYGAAVLLLLMATFALIAHWLACIWYAIGSAERQQLEHQIGWLDHLANETHQYYVDNVTSSGPTIKSKYITALYFTFSSLTSVGFGNVSPNTNAEKIFSICVMLIGSLMYASIFGNVSAIIQRLYSGTARYHTQMLRVKEFIRFHQIPNPLRQRLEEYFQHAWSYTNGIDMNMVLKSFPECLQADICLHLNRNLLNNSPAFKGASPGCLRALSMKFKTTHAPPGDTLIHRGDVLRALYFISRGSIEILREDVVLAILGKDDVFGENICEHEIVGKSKCNVRALTYCDLHKILRDDLLEVLEMYPEFAEQFTKNLEITFELRDEQAALGKEPEPEIKSCKIPETVLHDEREKPNDFKYQPKSEIGVINKDAQARRMKFAQNQSGSSGHNSIPTLDSSDDDECGRGILEFSPDMAGRDVTPAPEILQGHEENRRSGGGVEGGGGGGSRGGSFNTIAGIDSHSCFPSFKDWLNREQQGSGQDERIQLIPLDIAQTSPASIESRGALAGVNNIVNAVTGTRGASPDSSPIMKRKARHYSNNQNGKNGQRGSQQPDIIVEDVSSFVSNPDIERRLDDLQRQMNRLEVKVTGDMNSILDILHRMHQMYASPPQLLPSRVRQQRPALPRMRSAPSHPHTSHSSSSPERSILKTHSTDFPAPPHSKSSSRHARTSARSEPSLTGSGGIGRLPQDRDGRDGGVSSLDSPESVEDGPVSRRRPKPPESLILSSLSDVSVDSHSSIHSEEAPVSSPLFTQSAHIPKSSSMPASSSTRISWNGADGDSTSPPIRNTDV; this is translated from the exons gtaTTATCATTAGGCCCCGATGTGCTTCCAGAGTACAAGCTACAGTCGCCTCGGATCCACAAGTGGACCATCCTCCATTACTCACCCTTCAAAGCCGTCTGGGACTGGGTCATACTCCTCCTGGTCATCTACACGGCCATCATCACCCCCTACAATGCTGCCTTCCTCCTCAAGAAAGACTCCCCCACCCCAACCACCCCGCCCAGCGATGACACCGCCTCCACGTCGACCACGGGTTCAAACAGCGCCAACTACAAGCAGCCGCTCACCATCATCGATCTCATAGTCGACGTCATGTTCATCATAGACATCCTGATCAATTTTCGGACGACATACGTCAACAAGAATGACGAAGTGGTCTCGCATCCCGGCAAGATCGCTGTGCACTATTTTAAGGGCTGGTTTCTTATTGATGTGGTCGCAGCGATTCCATTTGATCTCCTTCTCTTTGGTTCTGAAAGTGATCAG TCAACAACCCTCATAGGCCTTCTCAAAACTGCCCGTCTCCTCCGCCTGGTGCGAGTCGCCAGGAAGCTTGACCGCTACTCGGAGTATGGCGCGGCCGTCCTCCTCCTTCTCATGGCGACCTTTGCCCTCATCGCCCACTGGCTGGCGTGTATCTGGTACGCGATCGGGTCGGCAGAGCGACAGCAACTCGAGCATCAGATAGGGTGGCTGGATCACCTTGCCAACGAGACGCACCAGTATTACGTAGACAATGTCACCAGCAGTGGGCCAACTATCAAATCCAAGTACATCACCGCGCTTTACTTCACGTTCAGCAGTCTGACCAGCGTTGGTTTTGGCAACGTCTCGCCGAACACCAATGCGGAGAAAATCTTCTCAATCTGTGTCATGTTGATAGGAT CACTCATGTATGCCAGTATCTTTGGTAACGTTTCTGCCATCATCCAGCGCCTTTACTCCGGCACCGCCCGCTACCACACCCAGATGCTGAGGGTCAAAGAGTTCATCCGGTTCCATCAGATTCCGAACCCCCTACGACAGAGGTTAGAGGAATACTTCCAGCACGCATGGTCGTATACCAATGGAATTGACATGAATATG GTCTTGAAGAGTTTTCCGGAGTGTCTTCAAGCGGACATTTGTCTCCATCTCAATCGGAACCTACTCAACAACAGTCCGGCCTTCAAGGGGGCGAGTCCTGGCTGCCTCAGAGCCCTCTCCATGAAGTTCAAGACGACTCACGCACCGCCGGGTGACACCCTCATCCACCGTGGTGACGTCTTGAGGGCTCTTTACTTTATTTCCAGAGGCTCCATTGAAATTCTAAGAGAAGATGTGGTACTTGCCATCTTAG GTAAAGATGATGTGTTCGGGGAGAACATTTGTGAACATGAGATTGTCGGCAAGTCGAAATGCAACGTGCGTGCCCTGACATATTGTGACCTCCACAAGATCCTAAGAGATGACCTTTTGGAAGTCCTTGAGATGTACCCAGAGTTTGCCGAACAGTTCACCAAGAATCTGGAAATAACCTTTGAACTTAGAGAC gAACAAGCTGCATTAGGAAAGGAGCCAGAACCAGAGATTAAATCTTGCAAGATTCCAGAAACAGTACTCCATGATGAAAGAGAAAAGCCAAATGATTTCAAATACCAGCCGAAAAGTGAGATTG GTGTCATTAATAAAGACGCCCAGGCACGGCGGATGAAGTTCGCCCAGAACCAATCCGGTAGCTCCGGCCACAACAGCATCCCGACCCTCGACTCCAGCGACGACGACGAGTGCGGCAGGGGCATCCTCGAGTTCTCGCCCGACATGGCGGGGCGCGACGTTACCCCTGCCCCCGAGATCCTGCAGGGGCACGAGGAGAACCGGAGGAGCGGTGGAGGGGTGGAAGGAGGAGGTGGTGGGGGCAGCCGAGGGGGTAGCTTCAATACGATAGCAGGTATAGATTCGCATTCCTGCTTCCCTTCCTTCAAAGACTGGTTGAATAGGGAGCAACAGGGTAGCGGTCAGG ATGAAAGGATACAGCTGATTCCTCTTGATATTGCACAAACTTCACCAGCTTCAATAGAATCTAGAG GTGCATTAGCGGGAGTCAACAATATAGTGAATGCTGTTACGGGTACCAGAGGGGCGAGTCCAGACTCATCCCCGATCATGAAGCGAAAAGCACGGCATTATTCCAATAACCAGAACGGGAAGAATGGCCAAAGAGGTTCTCAACAACCTGATATTATTGTAGAAGATGTGAGCAGTTTTGTATCTAATCCCGATATCGAGAGGCGGTTAGATGACCTTCAGCGTCAGATGAATCGCTTGGAGGTGAAGGTGACGGGGGACATGAACTCTATTTTGGACATTCTGCACAGGATGCATCAGATGTACGCATCGCCCCCGCAGCTGCTGCCGAGTCGCGTCAGGCAGCAACGTCCGGCCCTCCCCCGCATGCGCTCGGCTCCCTCGCACCCCCATACCTCGCATAGTTCCAGTTCCCCAGAAAGGAGCATCCTTAAAACCCACAGCACGGACTTCCCCGCTCCCCCGCACAGCAAGAGCAGCTCAAGGCATGCACGAACTTCGGCTCGAAGTGAGCCCTCGTTGACGGGGAGCGGAGGAATAGGAAGGCTGCCCCAGGATCGAGACGGACGCGATGGAGGCGTGTCGTCTCTGGATAGTCCAGAATCGGTGGAAGATGGCCCCGTCAGCAGGCGGAGACCTAAACCTCCCGAAAGCTTGATCCTATCATCGTTGTCAGATGTCTCTGTAGATAGTCATAGTAGTATACACTCGGAGGAGGCTCCTGTCTCCTCACCCCTCTTCACTCAATCTGCCCACATACCAAAGAGCAGCTCCATGCCGGCATCCAGCTCCACCAGGATCTCATGGAATGGAGCTGACGGAGACTCCACCAGTCCACCAATCAGGAATACAGATGTATAG